Proteins encoded in a region of the Pseudothermotoga elfii DSM 9442 = NBRC 107921 genome:
- a CDS encoding phosphatidate cytidylyltransferase, producing MMAETKTRLITALIVAPFVVACFINYNSLIGLVAAVVLLASYELLNMAILDQQHRIFLYFGVSISVGFTIVYGIFQARNGMLLLCLAFILNGALSVLTIKKISIVWNTVLASSLSLLYIAGCLSFFFPLYLKFGAANALLNLTAVWLYDTGAYFAGLRWGKTKIAKHISPSKSLEGIFGGFLTAIAFSVVYKICFELIFHSEVMPFKSLVIFSLTIAIFDTFGDIFESALKRYFNLKDSGNVLPGHGGMLDRIDGLLFVTPVTYFLFTLGIL from the coding sequence ATGATGGCTGAAACAAAAACAAGACTTATTACTGCTCTAATAGTTGCTCCTTTTGTGGTCGCATGTTTTATAAACTATAACAGTTTGATAGGATTGGTTGCCGCTGTAGTTTTACTCGCTTCTTACGAGCTCTTGAATATGGCAATACTCGACCAGCAACACAGGATTTTTCTGTATTTTGGCGTATCGATCAGTGTTGGCTTCACTATTGTTTATGGGATATTTCAAGCAAGAAATGGCATGTTGTTGCTTTGCTTAGCATTCATTTTGAATGGCGCTCTATCTGTTTTGACGATCAAAAAAATCTCGATTGTATGGAATACTGTACTCGCTTCGAGCCTCTCTTTACTCTATATAGCGGGATGTCTTTCATTTTTCTTCCCATTATATCTAAAATTTGGTGCGGCAAACGCACTTTTGAACTTAACGGCTGTCTGGCTGTATGACACCGGGGCGTATTTTGCTGGCTTGAGATGGGGAAAAACAAAGATAGCAAAGCATATAAGCCCATCCAAAAGCCTTGAAGGAATTTTTGGTGGTTTTCTCACTGCAATCGCATTCTCGGTTGTTTATAAAATCTGTTTTGAGCTGATTTTTCACAGCGAGGTTATGCCATTCAAGTCGCTTGTAATTTTCTCTCTGACGATAGCCATATTTGATACATTTGGCGATATATTTGAATCTGCCCTGAAAAGGTACTTCAATCTTAAGGACTCTGGAAATGTTTTGCCAGGTCATGGAGGTATGTTAGATAGAATTGATGGATTGTTATTCGTTACGCCAGTAACCTATTTTTTATTTACGCTTGGCATCTTATGA
- a CDS encoding class I SAM-dependent methyltransferase translates to MEWFIDESFWKDMYDWLFPPERFQAAKEQVEKIISITGIQSGNVLDLCCGPGRHTYELAKLGFSVTAVDASEFLLNRAKELCSEFANVHFVHANMKDFVKPDHFDLIINMFTSFGYFKDHEDNLKVLRNIRKSLKSGGKLLMEMASKEIVLKNYKDSIVSERDQKMLIEKHSFEPGMARMINDWIVLENGRYKIHRLEHYLYSAHELKMMLQICGFNNIILYGSLDKDPYDLNAKRLVVLAY, encoded by the coding sequence GTGGAATGGTTCATCGACGAGAGCTTCTGGAAGGATATGTACGACTGGCTTTTTCCACCAGAACGCTTCCAGGCGGCGAAAGAGCAGGTAGAAAAGATTATAAGCATAACAGGTATTCAGAGCGGCAATGTGCTTGATCTTTGCTGTGGGCCGGGAAGGCACACATATGAGCTTGCAAAACTCGGTTTTTCTGTCACGGCAGTTGATGCCTCAGAATTTCTTTTGAACAGAGCCAAAGAACTGTGTTCGGAGTTTGCCAATGTGCATTTTGTTCATGCCAACATGAAAGATTTTGTCAAACCAGATCATTTTGATCTTATCATCAATATGTTCACTTCATTTGGTTATTTTAAAGATCATGAAGATAACCTAAAAGTTCTGAGAAACATCAGAAAAAGTCTGAAAAGTGGCGGCAAACTGCTGATGGAAATGGCTTCAAAAGAAATTGTTCTAAAAAATTACAAGGATTCCATTGTTAGTGAGCGTGATCAAAAGATGCTTATAGAAAAACACAGCTTCGAGCCTGGTATGGCAAGAATGATAAATGATTGGATTGTTCTTGAAAATGGGAGGTACAAAATTCATAGATTGGAACACTATTTGTATTCTGCACATGAACTCAAAATGATGCTTCAAATATGTGGTTTTAATAATATCATTTTATATGGGTCACTCGACAAAGATCCTTATGATTTGAATGCTAAGAGGCTCGTTGTTTTAGCTTACTGA
- the alaS gene encoding alanine--tRNA ligase produces MTGDELRSAFLRFFEKKGHKILPSASLIPDDPQLLFTVAGMVPFKPIFWGKVEPVYTRVTTCQKCLRTNDIENVGRTPRHQTFFEMLGNFSFGDYFKKEAIIWAWEFVTEVLKLEKDRLWITVYEEDEESFKIWKDIVGVCEKKIIRMGKDTNFWGPAGPTGPCGPCSEIHYDTGLNEDCSDGECTPANSDKRFLEIWNLVFTEFYQDEKGALYPLPRKNIDTGAGLERVASVVQKVESNFETDIFKPIISKIEDVLGVEYKKDEQKDISIRVIADHSRAVSFLIADGVFPSNEERGYVLRRILRRAVRHGVLLGAQKPFLHLINETVIEHMGNTYSELKNRKDLILEVTRAEEERFFKTISQGNEMLRDIISRSSKVIDGEDVFKLYDTYGFPPDIVVDVAKDYNLKVDLEGFEKLMKIQRERARSARNNVEYAKSQEIYDELAQKSKTVFVGYDTLECEAKVIFLKKSGTKYEAVFDKTSFYAERGGQVSDVGQIVWDGGSASVEHVFIPVEGIIVHIINVEKGELKEGTKVRLIVDREKRLSTARNHTATHLLHAALRKVLGTHVKQAGSLVTPEKLRFDFTHHKPLTDNELMSIENMVNEIILRSIPVITEEKSYKEAVAEGAIALFGEKYGDVVRVVKVHSFSEELCGGTHVKNTGNIGLFRIVSESAISSGTRRIEAITGFNTLNYLRVKEQLVGNICEKLGTSQDEILSKIENLIEKNINLQKELQQFKSKLLVSQLKQTPFEQIKNIRFVHCVFNDIESNELRNLSDIAVAGENSTVALLFSTSKDKVNLIVRVTQDLAKKIKAGDIAKYAAQILEGGGGGRPDFAQAGGKDPSKINSVIEYTRKLLEQN; encoded by the coding sequence ATGACAGGAGATGAGCTTAGAAGCGCATTTTTAAGATTTTTTGAAAAGAAAGGTCATAAAATCTTGCCAAGTGCTTCTTTGATACCAGATGATCCACAACTTCTGTTCACAGTTGCTGGAATGGTTCCCTTCAAACCCATTTTCTGGGGAAAAGTAGAACCAGTTTATACGAGAGTAACAACCTGCCAAAAATGTTTGAGAACAAACGATATAGAAAACGTTGGACGAACACCAAGACATCAAACATTCTTTGAAATGCTCGGAAATTTTTCTTTTGGGGACTATTTTAAAAAAGAGGCCATTATCTGGGCGTGGGAGTTCGTCACTGAGGTGTTGAAGCTTGAGAAAGACAGACTGTGGATCACTGTATATGAAGAAGACGAAGAATCTTTCAAAATATGGAAAGATATTGTTGGAGTATGTGAAAAGAAAATCATCAGGATGGGAAAAGACACAAATTTCTGGGGTCCAGCGGGACCAACGGGTCCGTGTGGACCATGTTCAGAGATTCATTATGACACAGGTTTAAATGAAGATTGTTCTGACGGAGAATGTACCCCTGCCAATTCAGATAAACGTTTCTTAGAAATATGGAATCTGGTTTTTACTGAGTTTTACCAAGATGAGAAAGGTGCCCTGTATCCACTTCCAAGAAAAAACATAGATACTGGTGCTGGCCTTGAGAGGGTTGCATCTGTTGTACAAAAGGTTGAAAGCAATTTCGAAACAGACATTTTTAAACCTATTATCTCGAAAATTGAGGATGTGCTTGGTGTCGAATATAAGAAAGACGAACAAAAAGATATATCTATCAGAGTAATCGCAGATCATTCAAGAGCTGTGAGTTTTTTGATAGCCGATGGCGTCTTTCCATCAAATGAAGAAAGGGGATACGTGCTTAGAAGAATTCTCAGAAGAGCTGTCAGGCACGGTGTTCTACTGGGAGCACAGAAACCATTTTTACACCTCATAAATGAAACTGTAATAGAGCACATGGGTAACACCTATTCTGAATTGAAAAACAGAAAAGATCTGATTCTGGAAGTTACACGAGCCGAGGAAGAAAGGTTTTTCAAAACAATCTCTCAGGGAAATGAAATGCTCAGAGATATAATCTCCAGATCAAGCAAAGTGATTGACGGAGAAGACGTTTTCAAATTATATGACACTTACGGGTTCCCACCAGACATAGTTGTAGATGTTGCAAAAGATTATAACTTGAAGGTGGATCTGGAAGGATTTGAAAAACTCATGAAGATTCAGCGGGAACGAGCGAGATCTGCAAGAAATAACGTTGAATATGCAAAATCTCAGGAAATTTACGATGAACTTGCACAGAAATCAAAAACTGTATTTGTCGGCTATGATACACTCGAATGCGAAGCTAAAGTTATTTTTTTAAAAAAGTCTGGTACAAAATATGAAGCTGTCTTTGACAAAACTTCCTTTTATGCAGAAAGAGGTGGCCAAGTTAGCGATGTCGGACAGATTGTCTGGGATGGCGGCTCTGCTTCAGTAGAACACGTTTTTATACCTGTTGAAGGAATTATCGTGCACATAATCAACGTGGAAAAAGGCGAACTAAAAGAAGGAACAAAAGTCAGACTGATCGTCGATAGGGAAAAAAGACTGTCCACGGCGAGAAATCATACCGCTACTCATTTACTTCACGCAGCGCTAAGAAAGGTGCTTGGAACGCATGTCAAACAAGCAGGTTCACTTGTAACACCGGAAAAATTGAGATTCGATTTTACTCATCATAAACCTCTAACAGATAATGAATTGATGTCGATAGAAAACATGGTTAACGAAATAATACTCAGATCGATACCCGTAATCACAGAAGAAAAATCTTACAAAGAGGCTGTAGCAGAAGGTGCAATAGCACTATTTGGAGAAAAATACGGCGACGTGGTAAGAGTTGTCAAGGTGCATAGCTTCAGCGAAGAATTGTGCGGTGGAACTCATGTTAAAAATACCGGTAACATAGGTTTGTTCAGAATAGTTTCTGAATCTGCAATTTCTTCTGGTACAAGGCGTATAGAAGCAATAACAGGTTTCAATACATTGAATTATTTAAGAGTAAAAGAACAGCTTGTAGGAAACATCTGTGAGAAACTCGGTACCTCACAAGATGAAATTCTCTCAAAAATCGAAAATCTCATCGAGAAAAATATCAATTTGCAGAAAGAATTGCAGCAATTCAAATCAAAATTGCTTGTTTCTCAGCTCAAGCAGACTCCTTTTGAACAGATCAAAAACATTAGATTTGTGCACTGCGTATTTAACGACATCGAATCGAACGAATTGCGGAATCTTTCAGACATAGCTGTGGCTGGCGAAAATTCTACAGTGGCACTTTTGTTTTCTACGAGCAAAGACAAAGTCAATTTGATAGTACGTGTCACCCAGGATCTTGCAAAAAAGATCAAAGCAGGAGATATAGCAAAATATGCCGCTCAAATCCTCGAAGGTGGCGGAGGAGGAAGGCCAGATTTTGCACAGGCTGGTGGTAAAGATCCTTCAAAAATAAACAGCGTCATAGAATACACAAGAAAATTACTTGAACAGAATTAA
- a CDS encoding ABC transporter permease — MFNAFIANFQKSWIEFKRYYFNTISSLVTVLIFFYLIFFGIKAVGGSAPTFGETIDGVIVGYFMWLMFIFSFQGVAWGIIDEAQRGTLEQVFVAPIAFEYQMLFRMISDFVFNILFAIPLMYFAAFTTGRHLNFDLPTLLYLLISGTASALGIGMMLGGIALVFKRISSFIQIVTFASLAFTMFDFSKFYYRLLPMSQAAFLMRKLAIDGLRFYQFSAQDHLLLWVVATIYLSTGILIFRLFEKHAMTAGTLGQY, encoded by the coding sequence ATGTTTAATGCTTTTATTGCAAATTTTCAAAAATCATGGATAGAATTTAAGCGTTATTATTTCAACACGATCTCCAGCCTGGTAACTGTACTGATTTTCTTCTACCTAATATTTTTTGGAATAAAAGCAGTGGGAGGTTCAGCACCAACTTTTGGCGAAACAATTGATGGGGTTATTGTGGGTTATTTTATGTGGTTGATGTTTATCTTTTCTTTCCAGGGTGTGGCATGGGGGATAATAGATGAGGCACAGAGAGGGACACTTGAACAGGTATTTGTTGCTCCAATAGCTTTTGAATATCAGATGCTTTTCAGAATGATCAGTGATTTTGTTTTCAATATATTGTTCGCGATCCCGCTGATGTATTTTGCAGCTTTCACAACCGGAAGGCATTTGAATTTTGATCTTCCAACACTTCTGTATCTGTTAATTTCCGGGACGGCTTCTGCACTTGGCATAGGTATGATGTTAGGCGGAATAGCACTCGTTTTCAAAAGAATATCATCGTTCATTCAGATAGTTACTTTTGCATCCCTTGCATTTACGATGTTTGACTTCTCTAAGTTTTATTATCGACTGCTTCCAATGTCACAGGCAGCTTTTCTTATGAGAAAACTTGCTATAGATGGTCTTAGATTCTATCAGTTTTCTGCCCAGGATCATTTGTTGTTGTGGGTTGTGGCTACGATATATCTTTCGACCGGTATATTAATTTTCAGATTATTCGAAAAACATGCAATGACTGCCGGTACTCTTGGGCAATATTGA
- a CDS encoding MFS transporter, whose translation MFAIICVGSTLGILYAISNLVLIPYLIQKLGDMQAASLVFSAGILCTAFVGPLIGSLVDFFGKKMLFIFILVLVIILALFGIMTLTKPMVIFSGFLIVLCTFSFLIPYSVLVSDQSEDYNRTKNFGISTGVVNISLFGASVLVSLSEKYNLNVTLKLFIVVLSILALTIFTHRKKNIVHSMCERQLRYRTKTKVTINYFALGLYLCIHFFFWAAYGGIIPYLTSFLTDNAVISETMSPIWVGGLTLLSGVSGIFTGKFVEYFSQKKLFLLSSFLAALVCGFMVFSYSLVTTKSIFTLFWFIWFLGFGITSGFLCSMVNSLLSSLAQKHDQGKIFGIGNVVNMCSQSLSVGLIGRLIAKGNYQPMFLIAFLCFLMVLLLSSILFNSQLIVKKENKNES comes from the coding sequence GTGTTTGCAATAATATGCGTTGGTAGCACACTGGGAATTCTTTATGCGATCTCGAACTTGGTTTTGATACCATATTTGATACAAAAACTGGGAGATATGCAAGCTGCCAGTTTAGTTTTCTCGGCTGGTATATTATGTACAGCTTTTGTGGGCCCGTTGATCGGATCTCTTGTTGATTTCTTCGGAAAGAAGATGCTATTTATATTTATATTAGTTCTTGTGATTATTCTTGCTTTGTTTGGAATAATGACTCTAACAAAACCAATGGTAATCTTTTCTGGCTTTTTGATTGTCTTGTGTACTTTCAGTTTCTTGATACCTTACTCAGTCTTGGTAAGTGATCAAAGTGAGGATTATAACAGGACTAAGAATTTCGGGATTTCAACAGGCGTAGTCAATATCTCATTATTTGGAGCATCTGTATTGGTATCCCTTTCGGAGAAATATAACTTGAACGTAACCCTAAAATTGTTTATTGTAGTTCTGTCAATACTGGCTTTGACTATATTTACTCATCGCAAAAAGAACATTGTCCATTCGATGTGTGAAAGGCAACTTCGTTATAGAACAAAGACAAAGGTGACCATAAACTATTTTGCGTTAGGATTATACCTTTGTATTCATTTTTTCTTCTGGGCTGCATATGGAGGCATAATACCTTATCTAACATCTTTTCTTACCGACAATGCCGTGATTAGTGAAACTATGTCACCAATATGGGTGGGAGGACTCACACTTCTTAGTGGTGTGTCCGGCATTTTTACAGGCAAGTTTGTTGAGTATTTTAGCCAGAAAAAATTATTCCTTCTAAGCTCATTCTTGGCGGCTCTTGTTTGTGGTTTCATGGTATTCTCCTATAGCTTGGTAACAACCAAAAGTATTTTCACCCTATTTTGGTTCATCTGGTTTCTTGGGTTTGGAATAACTTCTGGTTTTTTGTGTTCTATGGTAAACTCGCTTCTTTCATCTCTTGCACAGAAACATGATCAAGGAAAGATCTTTGGGATTGGCAATGTTGTTAACATGTGTTCGCAATCTCTTTCTGTTGGACTCATAGGGCGCCTCATTGCAAAAGGTAATTATCAACCAATGTTTCTAATAGCATTTCTATGCTTCCTAATGGTGCTCTTGCTCAGTAGTATTCTTTTCAATTCACAATTAATAGTTAAGAAAGAAAACAAGAATGAATCATAG
- a CDS encoding Rqc2 family fibronectin-binding protein has translation MISDGFVLKRIVDELSSLEGAKLRQIYQYGKSDIYLYFQNAVVRICLEPSLAHICYTEKEDFSDHRPSNFVLLLRTKLRNARVRKVCQVSLDRVMFFEFDKIDEIGNRHFYRLYIEFFGSHCNVIFVENDIIIDALRSVLTVSRRIQKGEIYRSSNEKLNPLEVTYNDFSFDERAKISQVLSQEFFGFSKYIIRELLNRANLQDKLACDLLTEERESLKHSFFSLINDFERGKTYVYEFEEKFLITTIPLKTLPFKNLSEHSNISNAIDDIYKIVLLKKEVDNFKARLIKCVQDKVKKSEKILNTLEEELLACRKAEEYHKYGELLKYAQEKKDLHKSVNVMDYNTGQMTLVPLVDGKGVKESSQYYFALYKKLKEKSEILKARIKRETLFLNYAEQLMHTLELAEDLETLQEIEQEMAQQGLIKEKTVFRKSKSKPEFKKIVYEGFTILVGKNNKQNEKLVRISNKNDIWLHVHEMPGAHVVIKTNGQTVPRKILEFAAAIAAYHSKARFSSKVPVDYTPIKNVHKPKGSPPGMVLYTNYETIFANPNLLKTSGSYPF, from the coding sequence ATGATTTCTGACGGATTTGTGCTTAAAAGAATCGTAGACGAATTAAGCAGTCTTGAAGGGGCAAAACTGAGACAAATATACCAATATGGTAAATCGGACATATACCTTTATTTTCAGAATGCCGTGGTAAGAATATGTCTTGAGCCATCCCTGGCACATATTTGTTATACAGAAAAAGAAGATTTCTCAGATCATCGTCCATCAAATTTTGTGCTGCTGTTGCGTACAAAGCTTAGAAATGCTCGTGTCAGGAAAGTCTGCCAGGTATCACTTGACAGGGTTATGTTCTTTGAATTTGATAAAATAGACGAGATTGGAAACAGACATTTTTACAGACTGTATATCGAGTTTTTCGGAAGCCACTGCAATGTTATTTTTGTGGAAAATGACATCATAATTGATGCCTTGAGGTCTGTTCTGACAGTGTCTCGTCGAATTCAAAAAGGGGAAATCTATCGATCAAGCAATGAAAAATTGAATCCACTTGAGGTTACTTACAATGATTTTTCTTTCGATGAACGGGCAAAAATCTCTCAGGTACTCTCACAGGAATTCTTTGGGTTTTCAAAATATATAATAAGGGAACTTTTGAACAGAGCAAACCTCCAAGATAAACTTGCCTGCGATCTGCTCACAGAAGAGAGAGAATCTTTAAAACATTCTTTCTTTTCACTCATCAATGATTTCGAAAGAGGAAAAACATATGTTTATGAATTTGAAGAAAAATTCTTAATCACAACTATTCCTTTGAAAACACTGCCATTTAAAAACCTGTCTGAACATTCGAATATATCCAATGCTATAGATGATATTTATAAAATCGTTCTTTTGAAAAAAGAGGTCGATAACTTTAAAGCAAGATTGATAAAATGCGTGCAAGATAAAGTAAAAAAAAGCGAAAAGATCCTCAACACGCTTGAAGAAGAATTATTGGCATGCCGGAAAGCTGAGGAATATCACAAATACGGAGAGTTGCTAAAATATGCTCAGGAAAAAAAAGACCTGCATAAATCTGTAAATGTTATGGACTACAATACAGGTCAAATGACCTTGGTACCACTGGTTGACGGAAAAGGTGTTAAAGAAAGCTCCCAGTATTATTTTGCTCTTTACAAAAAGTTAAAAGAAAAATCTGAAATACTGAAAGCACGAATAAAACGGGAAACTCTTTTTTTGAATTATGCCGAACAGTTGATGCACACCCTAGAGCTGGCCGAAGACCTTGAAACACTTCAGGAAATAGAACAGGAAATGGCTCAGCAGGGTTTAATCAAGGAAAAAACTGTTTTCAGAAAATCGAAAAGTAAGCCAGAGTTTAAAAAAATTGTGTATGAAGGATTTACGATACTGGTTGGAAAAAACAATAAACAAAACGAGAAGCTTGTCAGAATCTCTAATAAAAATGATATCTGGCTTCATGTTCATGAAATGCCAGGTGCTCATGTTGTGATAAAAACAAATGGTCAGACTGTGCCAAGAAAGATTTTAGAGTTTGCTGCAGCTATCGCCGCTTACCATTCTAAGGCACGTTTCTCTTCAAAAGTTCCTGTAGATTACACGCCCATAAAAAATGTTCATAAACCAAAAGGCTCCCCGCCTGGTATGGTACTTTATACAAACTATGAAACCATTTTTGCAAATCCCAACCTGCTTAAAACTTCTGGTTCATACCCTTTTTAA
- the frr gene encoding ribosome recycling factor, which yields MRHPLVKNAEDRMNKAVEKISEELRKMRTGRPSPAILEEIKVDYYGAQTPISQLATVNITEDRALIIKPWDRSVLSSIEKAIFASDLGLTPQNDGNVIRLTFPTPTTEQRQKWAKKAKEIAEQGKIAIRNIRRDILKELKGDTKDGKISEDDEKRIEKEIQDLTDKKILEIDKLLEKKEKEIMEV from the coding sequence ATGAGACATCCCCTTGTGAAAAACGCGGAAGATAGGATGAATAAAGCTGTTGAGAAAATCAGCGAAGAGCTCCGAAAAATGCGCACAGGCAGACCTTCACCAGCAATTCTTGAAGAAATAAAGGTGGATTATTACGGTGCTCAGACCCCCATAAGTCAACTTGCAACAGTGAATATTACCGAGGATAGAGCCCTGATAATTAAACCATGGGACAGATCGGTACTCTCATCTATAGAAAAAGCCATCTTCGCATCTGACCTGGGACTAACTCCACAGAACGATGGAAATGTAATAAGATTGACTTTTCCCACCCCAACAACAGAACAAAGGCAAAAGTGGGCCAAAAAAGCCAAAGAGATTGCTGAACAGGGCAAGATAGCCATAAGGAACATCAGAAGGGATATTCTGAAGGAGTTAAAAGGTGATACAAAAGATGGCAAGATTTCCGAAGACGACGAAAAGAGAATTGAAAAGGAAATACAGGATCTAACAGATAAGAAGATACTGGAAATAGATAAATTGCTTGAAAAGAAAGAAAAGGAGATAATGGAAGTTTGA
- the uppS gene encoding polyprenyl diphosphate synthase: MITHLAFIMDGNGRWAQKKGLPRAEGHRRGAQKAEKVVEWCAELGIKYVTLYTFSTENWKRPKEEINYLFLLLVNTIKRKFNHMMKQGVRLRFCGVIDELPKQIADICREFEEKTKHNDKIQVILALNYGGRRELIDAFNRAIKAGVKSLSEDDFKQFLYLPDVPDPDFVIRTSGEIRISNFLLWQTAYSELYFTKTLWPDFARSDLLRALDDFNKRHRKFGGL, translated from the coding sequence TTGATCACACATTTAGCTTTCATAATGGATGGAAATGGAAGATGGGCTCAAAAGAAAGGACTACCGAGGGCTGAGGGCCACCGAAGAGGAGCCCAGAAAGCCGAAAAAGTCGTAGAATGGTGCGCCGAACTGGGCATAAAATATGTCACCCTGTACACCTTTTCGACAGAAAACTGGAAAAGACCAAAAGAAGAGATAAACTATCTTTTTCTCTTACTGGTAAATACAATAAAGAGAAAATTTAATCATATGATGAAACAGGGGGTTAGATTGAGATTTTGTGGTGTCATAGATGAGTTGCCAAAACAAATAGCAGACATATGCCGGGAATTCGAAGAAAAAACGAAGCACAACGACAAAATTCAGGTTATTCTGGCATTAAACTATGGTGGACGCAGAGAATTGATTGATGCATTCAACAGAGCAATAAAAGCTGGTGTAAAGTCTCTTAGTGAAGATGACTTCAAGCAATTTCTTTACTTGCCCGACGTTCCTGACCCCGATTTCGTGATAAGGACTTCGGGCGAAATAAGGATAAGTAATTTTTTGCTCTGGCAGACAGCTTATAGCGAGTTGTATTTTACAAAAACTCTGTGGCCAGATTTTGCAAGAAGCGATCTTTTGAGAGCTTTAGATGATTTCAACAAGCGTCACAGAAAATTTGGGGGATTATGA
- a CDS encoding ABC transporter ATP-binding protein: MIQIKNLVKTYPKRGSKERLKAVDDVSLELKPGEIFALLGPNGAGKTTTIKCACGLIVPDSGQIKIKEHDVLKNRSKALQHISVVLEGNRNLYWRMTPVENMKYFAGIRGKHLKKTEALEILKTLGIEEKANEIVHKLSRGMQQKTAIAVCLAAGTDILLLDEPTLGLDVNSAVEFRSLLKNLQERGKTILLSTHDMNLVEAVADRVAIMSKARIVVCEEKKKLLSLFSARGYKICLIENDSLQKKLRNLGFTEWHKDGNIIEIHLNLTTSKQLYEIIEMFKNNQIEIESIERELVNFEKIFISYTNDTPSQS; encoded by the coding sequence ATGATACAGATCAAAAATCTTGTTAAGACCTATCCAAAAAGAGGCTCAAAAGAACGCTTGAAAGCCGTTGATGATGTTTCTCTCGAATTGAAACCAGGCGAGATATTCGCATTGCTTGGACCCAATGGAGCAGGTAAAACAACAACCATAAAATGTGCGTGCGGCCTCATCGTACCTGATAGCGGGCAGATAAAAATCAAAGAACACGATGTTTTGAAAAATAGATCAAAAGCCCTTCAGCATATAAGCGTCGTTCTTGAAGGAAACAGAAACCTTTATTGGCGAATGACTCCTGTTGAAAATATGAAGTATTTTGCGGGCATTCGAGGAAAACATTTAAAAAAAACTGAAGCTTTAGAAATCTTAAAAACACTTGGTATAGAAGAGAAAGCAAACGAAATTGTTCACAAACTCTCAAGGGGCATGCAACAGAAAACAGCAATAGCCGTTTGTCTTGCGGCTGGAACAGATATACTCTTGCTCGATGAACCCACTCTTGGATTGGACGTGAATTCCGCTGTCGAATTCAGATCATTGCTCAAAAACCTCCAGGAACGTGGAAAAACCATCTTGCTTTCAACCCACGACATGAATCTGGTTGAAGCTGTTGCAGATAGAGTTGCTATAATGAGCAAAGCAAGAATAGTTGTGTGCGAAGAAAAGAAAAAGCTCTTGAGTCTTTTCAGCGCAAGAGGATATAAAATCTGCCTGATTGAAAACGATTCGCTCCAGAAAAAATTGAGAAATCTCGGATTCACTGAGTGGCACAAAGATGGGAACATCATAGAAATACACCTGAATCTCACCACTTCAAAACAACTCTACGAGATCATAGAAATGTTTAAGAATAACCAGATAGAAATAGAAAGCATAGAGAGAGAATTGGTTAATTTTGAAAAAATCTTCATTTCATATACCAACGATACACCCTCCCAATCGTGA